A section of the Glycine max mitochondrion, complete genome genome encodes:
- the atp6-2 gene encoding ATPase subunit 6 gives MKIGDLYFSFTNPSLFMLLTLSLVLLLFHFVTKNGGGKLVPNAWQSLVELIYDFVPNLVNEQIAGNVKQRFFPCISVTFTFSLFCNPQGMIPYSFTVTSHFLITLGLSFSIFIGITIVGFQRNGLHFLSFSLPAGVPLPLAPFLVLLELIPHCFRALSSGIRLFANMMAGHSSVKILSGSAWTMLCMNDLFYFIGDLGPLFIVLALTGPELGVAISQAHVSTISICIYLNDAINLHQTG, from the coding sequence ATGAAGATAGGTGACTTGTATTTCTCATTCACAAATCCCTCTTTGTTTATGCTGCTCACTCTCAGTTTGGTCTTACTGCTGTTTCATTTTGTTACTAAAAATGGAGGAGGAAAGTTAGTACCCAATGCTTGGCAATCCTTGGTAGAGCTTATTTATGATTTCGTGCCGAACCTGGTAAACGAACAAATAGCCGGAAATGTGAAACAAAGGTTTTTCCCTTGCATCTCGGTCACTTTTACTTTTTCGTTATTTTGTAATCCCCAGGGTATGATACCTTATAGCTTCACAGTTACAAGTCATTTTCTCATTACTTTGGGTCTCTCATTTTCTATTTTTATTGGCATTACTATAGTGGGATTTCAAAGAAATGGGCTTCATTTTTTAAGCTTCTCATTACCCGCAGGAGTCCCACTGCCGTTAGCACCTTTTTTAGTACTCCTTGAGCTAATCCCTCATTGTTTTCGCGCATTAAGCTCAGGAATACGTTTATTTGCTAATATGATGGCCGGTCATAGTTCAGTAAAGATTTTAAGTGGGTCCGCTTGGACTATGCTATGTATGAATGATCTTTTCTATTTCATAGGAGATCTTGGTCCTTTATTTATAGTTCTTGCATTAACCGGTCCGGAATTAGGTGTAGCTATATCACAAGCTCATGTTTCTACGATCTCAATCTGTATATACTTGAATGATGCTATAAATCTCCATCAAACTGGATAG